AACCGTTTTTCCTCTTTCTCGCCCCTCTTATGGAAAGCCTCGAATAGCTTCGAGTCCAGCGGATCCTTGTTGCGATTTACCTGTTTGGTAGGTGGCAATGAATATTGACGCCGGTCTGTCTTCGTTCGTAGGTCCACCAGGTTTAGGGGATACCTCTCAACGGCGTCTTTGAAATCGTCTAGCTCGGGGTTATGCCGAAGCCGTGCACCGGCCGGCACTTTTGAAACAACGTTCATAGTAAGCTGCTCAGGCACGCCTGTGGCAAGGTAACTGTCGAAGTTGTACAAATCGGCACTCTCGTGCTTGTCTTCGCCTCCGCGCAGAGACCGTCGGTTAGTCTCATCGCCCATACAATTACGTAACCGAGGATGCCATTTTTAAAAAACATTTCAGCTGTGATAAAAAGTGCCCGTCATGTCGAAATTCCGGGGAGTCACCTCCATCGGTATTGGAAACGCGTATCAGGGGGCTCGAACGAGCATAGACCTACGTCCGAAGCCCACGAAGTCAGCCAATGGCGCGCGATTGCGCTCCAGACAGTTTATCGCGTTCCTGCTTCTCTGGCTCTTTGTCGTGCACTATTTTGAGAGATGGCAAGTGAGCAGCATGATCAAGTCTTGCCGCTGGAAGAACTGGGAAAAATGGCCTTCAGGTGCCGATCCACATCACCTGGTTGTTGTCGGAGACCCTCAATTGGTGGATAATTTCTCATACCCTACAAGAAACAGGTTATTGTTATATTTAACGCAGCGGCTTAGCGACAACTACTTACATCGAAACCACAGGCTTTACCACCAGATCCTCAGTCCAGACACCACACTCTTTGTTGGGGACCTCTTTGATGGCGGTCGTGAGTGGGCTAACCCAGTTTGGTACGGAGAATACTCTCGCTTCCATAAAGTTTTTGATCCTGTTgaatcaacaagaacattGGCTCAAATTCCAGGAAACCACGATATCGGTTTTGGAAATGGAGTCAACATTGCCGTACTCAACCGGTTCAGAACATTTTTCGGCAACCCTAACGACTACCTGATTTTGGGAAATCATAGTCTCGTCCTTTTGGATACTATTTCTTTATCCTCAACAGAGCATCCGGAGGTGAATAAAGACCCCACAGGATTTCTGGCGGCCCTGAGCCAAGACAATCACCATGCAAAACAGTATCCTCGAGTTCTTGTCAGCCATGTGCCGCTTTACAGGTTTACAGAATCTCAAACGTGCGGTCCATTGCGCGAGTCGAAGAAACGGTTTCCAGTGATGCGTGGGAAGCAGTACCAGACAGTAATTGAGTATGAGCTAAGTCAGCGCATTTTGAACTCCATCAAACCAAAACTCAttctttctggagatgATCACGATTACTGCCACGTTCGTCATCCATTGGCAAACACAGGAGCAGTTCGCTCGGTGGCCGGCGAGGCATTCACAGACGAGATCACCGTCAAGTCATCTGCCATGACTGGAGGAATAAAGAGACCTGCCATCCAACTGCTTTCGCTGTATAACCCGCTAGACGGCGTTGCTGATCCTGACTTTGTTCTCGAGGAAACAGGATCCTTGGTGGTGACTCACGATACGTTGCGATCGAGGCTATGCTATCTTCCAGACCCTTATCAGGGCCTTCGATGGTACGGATTTGTGATTCTACTAATGACCGCTTCGTTTGTGATGGTCTATATGTACCCGGACACTACGACAAAACTGAATAGCCGCCTTAGAGATCGTTTAGGAGTTATCAAGCCGCTCTACGAGGACGACTTAATGAAGAGACAGTCATTGAAAATGTCTTTGATGGACTTTCTGCTGGATTGGAACGTCCCCGAAAGACGCAGCTGGAGGCTGTGCGTGCTGCACGTAACGCTTAGTGTCGCCATTTACGTATGTATCTTAGACAGGTACCATAGTTCTATATAGCATa
This window of the Ogataea parapolymorpha DL-1 chromosome VII, whole genome shotgun sequence genome carries:
- a CDS encoding Conserved hypothetical membrane protein; its protein translation is MSKFRGVTSIGIGNAYQGARTSIDLRPKPTKSANGARLRSRQFIAFLLLWLFVVHYFERWQVSSMIKSCRWKNWEKWPSGADPHHLVVVGDPQLVDNFSYPTRNRLLLYLTQRLSDNYLHRNHRLYHQILSPDTTLFVGDLFDGGREWANPVWYGEYSRFHKVFDPVESTRTLAQIPGNHDIGFGNGVNIAVLNRFRTFFGNPNDYLILGNHSLVLLDTISLSSTEHPEVNKDPTGFLAALSQDNHHAKQYPRVLVSHVPLYRFTESQTCGPLRESKKRFPVMRGKQYQTVIEYELSQRILNSIKPKLILSGDDHDYCHVRHPLANTGAVRSVAGEAFTDEITVKSSAMTGGIKRPAIQLLSLYNPLDGVADPDFVLEETGSLVVTHDTLRSRLCYLPDPYQGLRWYGFVILLMTASFVMVYMYPDTTTKLNSRLRDRLGVIKPLYEDDLMKRQSLKMSLMDFLLDWNVPERRSWRLCVLHVTLSVAIYVCILDRYHSSI